A stretch of the Longimicrobium sp. genome encodes the following:
- a CDS encoding MbtH family protein — protein sequence MPTDATEDTRTYIVLVNHEEQYSLWLADKEIPLGWSAVGAPGSREECLAYVKEVWTDMTPKSLRKQTQDA from the coding sequence ATGCCGACGGACGCGACGGAAGACACCCGCACTTACATCGTCCTGGTGAACCACGAGGAGCAGTACTCGCTCTGGCTGGCCGACAAGGAGATCCCCCTGGGCTGGTCGGCCGTGGGCGCGCCGGGCTCCAGGGAGGAGTGCCTGGCGTACGTGAAAGAGGTGTGGACCGACATGACGCCGAAGAGCCTGCGGAAGCAGACGCAGGACGCCTGA